The following proteins are encoded in a genomic region of Alistipes shahii WAL 8301:
- a CDS encoding endonuclease/exonuclease/phosphatase family protein — protein MKPFLRILLPAAVCGLLLGACTQRQTTLKFMSYNIRNGRGIDNVQDLGRVAEIINRTAPDIVALQELDSVTGRMAGRFIPGELGEMTGMHARFCRAIDYDGGAYGVGLLSRDEPLAVRRIPLPGREESRVLFVAEFPDYVVCVTHLSLTPEDQRASLPIIRTVTDTCRKPVLLAGDFNMKVAKTVLDGLGGTFRPLSDTTQMTFPSDKPSIRIDYILGRGLPESAVVTERQVDTSTVASDHCPLWVSLAWKK, from the coding sequence ATGAAACCCTTTCTGCGCATTCTCCTGCCGGCCGCCGTGTGCGGCCTGCTGCTGGGCGCCTGCACGCAGCGGCAGACGACCCTGAAATTTATGAGTTACAACATCCGCAACGGCCGCGGCATCGACAATGTTCAGGATCTCGGCCGCGTGGCGGAGATCATCAACCGCACGGCCCCCGACATCGTGGCCCTTCAGGAACTGGACAGCGTGACCGGACGCATGGCCGGACGCTTCATCCCCGGGGAGCTGGGTGAAATGACGGGCATGCACGCCCGTTTCTGCCGCGCCATCGACTACGACGGCGGCGCCTACGGCGTCGGCCTGCTGTCGCGCGACGAACCGCTCGCCGTGCGCCGCATCCCGCTTCCGGGACGCGAAGAGTCCCGCGTACTGTTCGTCGCCGAGTTTCCCGACTACGTGGTCTGCGTCACCCACCTCTCGCTTACGCCCGAGGACCAGCGCGCGTCGCTGCCGATCATCCGCACGGTCACCGACACCTGCCGCAAACCGGTGCTGCTGGCCGGGGACTTCAACATGAAGGTCGCCAAAACCGTCCTCGACGGGCTGGGCGGCACATTCCGGCCCCTTTCGGACACCACGCAGATGACCTTCCCGTCCGACAAGCCCTCCATCCGCATCGACTACATCCTCGGCCGCGGACTGCCCGAATCGGCCGTCGTCACCGAGCGGCAGGTGGACACCTCGACCGTCGCCTCGGACCACTGTCCGCTGTGGGTGTCGCTCGCGTGGAAAAAGTAG
- a CDS encoding linear amide C-N hydrolase codes for MKTPFLTMLCAAALAVFPPQAEACTRAVYLGPDGMTVTGRTMDWREDPLTNLYIFPRGVVRRGANTDKTVFWTSKYGSLSAAGYDIGITDGMNEAGLVANLLFLPESVYERPGDTRPVMGLSVWTQYVLDNFATVDEAVAELSKEKFRIDAPDLPNGVQSRLHLAISDPSGDSAIFEYRDGKLEIHHGRQCQVMTNSPFYDDQLAILGYWRQIGGLTMLPGTNRASDRFVRASFYIDAVVQTSDPKIAVPAVMSVMRNVSVPYGISTPDKPHIASTRWRTVCDQKNRVYYFEPTLAMETFWVDLAAIDFSVGSGERTLTLAGGQTYAGDATAKFRKSAKPFVFLFGV; via the coding sequence ATGAAAACACCTTTCCTGACGATGCTGTGCGCCGCTGCGCTGGCCGTCTTCCCTCCGCAGGCCGAAGCCTGCACCCGCGCCGTTTACCTCGGACCCGACGGCATGACCGTCACGGGCCGGACGATGGACTGGCGCGAAGATCCGCTCACCAACCTCTACATCTTCCCGCGGGGCGTCGTGCGTCGCGGTGCGAACACGGACAAGACCGTCTTCTGGACCTCGAAATACGGGTCGCTCTCGGCCGCCGGTTACGACATCGGCATCACCGACGGCATGAACGAAGCCGGGCTGGTCGCCAACCTGCTGTTCCTGCCCGAGTCGGTCTACGAACGTCCCGGCGACACGCGCCCCGTCATGGGGTTGAGCGTCTGGACGCAGTATGTGCTCGACAATTTCGCCACCGTGGACGAGGCCGTGGCCGAACTTTCGAAGGAGAAGTTCCGCATCGACGCTCCCGACCTGCCCAACGGCGTGCAGTCGCGGCTCCACCTGGCGATTTCCGATCCTTCGGGCGACAGCGCGATCTTCGAGTATCGCGACGGCAAACTGGAAATCCACCACGGACGGCAGTGTCAGGTGATGACCAATTCGCCCTTTTACGACGACCAGCTGGCGATTCTCGGCTACTGGCGGCAGATCGGCGGCCTGACGATGCTGCCGGGGACCAACCGCGCTTCGGACCGCTTCGTGCGGGCGTCGTTCTACATCGACGCCGTCGTGCAGACCTCCGACCCGAAGATCGCCGTGCCGGCCGTGATGTCGGTCATGCGCAACGTCTCGGTTCCCTACGGCATCTCCACGCCCGACAAGCCGCACATCGCCTCGACGCGCTGGCGCACGGTCTGCGACCAGAAGAACCGGGTCTACTATTTCGAACCGACGCTGGCCATGGAGACCTTTTGGGTCGACCTGGCGGCGATCGACTTTTCGGTGGGCAGCGGCGAGCGCACCCTCACGCTTGCCGGCGGGCAGACCTATGCGGGCGACGCCACGGCGAAATTCCGGAAATCGGCCAAGCCCTTCGTCTTTCTTTTCGGAGTTTAA
- the yihA gene encoding ribosome biogenesis GTP-binding protein YihA/YsxC has product MQITKAEFKCSSERISQVPKDDLKDIAFIGRSNVGKSSLINMLTARTGLAKVSGTPGKTRLINHFRINDAWYLVDLPGYGYARTSKTQRSEFSKLITDYVIKCEKMHFLFVLADIRLEPQKIDLRFIEMLGENGIPFGIIFTKADKLSKTQREKSVERFRTALAQQWEELPPMFVSSSEKAVGREEILDFIGECLRQN; this is encoded by the coding sequence ATGCAGATCACCAAAGCCGAATTCAAATGCTCGTCCGAGCGCATTTCGCAGGTCCCGAAGGACGACCTGAAAGACATCGCCTTCATCGGGCGCAGCAACGTCGGAAAGTCGTCGCTCATCAACATGCTCACCGCCCGCACAGGGCTGGCCAAGGTGTCGGGGACGCCCGGAAAGACACGTCTCATCAACCACTTCCGCATCAACGATGCCTGGTATCTGGTCGACCTGCCCGGCTACGGCTACGCCCGCACGTCGAAAACACAGCGCAGCGAGTTTTCGAAACTGATCACCGACTACGTCATCAAGTGCGAGAAGATGCACTTCCTGTTCGTGCTGGCGGACATCCGCCTCGAACCCCAGAAGATCGACCTGCGGTTCATCGAGATGCTGGGCGAAAACGGCATCCCCTTCGGCATCATCTTCACCAAGGCAGACAAGCTCTCGAAAACCCAGCGCGAAAAGAGCGTGGAACGGTTCCGGACCGCACTCGCCCAGCAGTGGGAGGAACTGCCGCCGATGTTCGTCTCCTCGTCGGAAAAGGCCGTGGGGCGCGAGGAGATCCTCGACTTCATCGGCGAATGTCTGCGACAGAACTGA
- a CDS encoding acyloxyacyl hydrolase, translating into MKFALRAPILKYTLFGMLFLNSPAQASEPRSERMEKSAAEVIAADSAAIPKGWDNDCRASYKAGYEAGYRAGYLHGRRTATQPHSSGRASATRYADGSIVPTRDTTASGRRFMHRIGAEFRPEYIFPTNPFVEGENRAGQPIDLSLSGHLRYSFQFRPGSIPDQIYGGAYQGIGAAYYDFGNPDELGNPIAVYLFQGARIARISPRLSFNYEWNFGLSFGWKPYDDAVNPLNKMMGSKMNAYLNADFFLNWRVTREVDFTAGLSLTHFSNGNTKFPNAGLNAVGLRAGLTYNFGRKSSEMAPRTVCPAFPRHFSYDLTFFGSWRRKGIEVGDKQYAAPDAYTVLGFNFASMYNFGYKFRAGVSLDGVYDSSANVAIADQIVEMGSSADLTVEKPGVDRQLALGVSARAEFVMPYFNIGVGLGTNFLHKGGDLKAFYQMLTLKVAVTRSSYVHIGYSLRDFHMPNFLMLGVGYRFNNKYPRHR; encoded by the coding sequence ATGAAATTTGCCTTGCGGGCCCCGATTCTGAAATATACGCTCTTCGGCATGTTGTTTCTGAACAGCCCGGCACAGGCTTCGGAACCGCGTTCGGAGCGAATGGAAAAATCGGCGGCCGAAGTGATTGCGGCGGACAGCGCAGCGATCCCCAAAGGCTGGGACAACGACTGCCGCGCAAGCTACAAAGCCGGATACGAGGCGGGATACCGAGCCGGATACCTCCATGGGCGGCGGACGGCGACGCAACCCCACAGTTCCGGGCGGGCGTCAGCCACCCGCTACGCCGACGGATCAATCGTCCCGACCCGCGATACGACCGCTTCCGGGCGTCGTTTCATGCACCGCATCGGCGCGGAGTTCCGCCCCGAATACATCTTCCCGACCAACCCCTTCGTCGAAGGCGAGAACCGCGCCGGACAGCCCATCGACCTCTCCCTCTCGGGACACCTCCGCTACTCGTTCCAGTTCCGCCCCGGATCAATCCCCGACCAAATTTACGGCGGCGCCTATCAGGGCATCGGGGCCGCTTACTACGACTTCGGAAACCCCGACGAACTCGGAAACCCGATCGCCGTCTACCTGTTCCAGGGCGCGCGCATCGCACGGATCAGCCCGCGGCTGTCGTTCAACTACGAATGGAATTTCGGCCTCTCGTTCGGATGGAAACCCTACGACGACGCCGTGAACCCCCTCAACAAGATGATGGGTTCGAAGATGAACGCCTATCTCAACGCCGATTTCTTCCTCAACTGGCGCGTCACGCGCGAGGTGGACTTCACGGCGGGCCTGAGCCTCACGCACTTCTCCAACGGCAACACCAAATTCCCCAACGCGGGACTCAACGCCGTTGGACTGCGCGCGGGCCTGACCTACAATTTCGGACGGAAGTCGTCCGAAATGGCCCCGCGGACGGTCTGCCCCGCATTCCCGCGCCATTTCAGCTACGACCTCACGTTCTTCGGCTCGTGGCGGCGCAAAGGCATCGAAGTGGGCGACAAGCAGTATGCCGCGCCGGATGCCTACACGGTTCTGGGATTCAACTTCGCCTCGATGTATAACTTCGGCTACAAGTTCCGTGCAGGCGTGTCGCTCGACGGCGTGTACGACAGCAGCGCCAACGTAGCCATCGCCGACCAGATCGTGGAGATGGGCAGCAGCGCCGACCTGACGGTGGAGAAACCCGGCGTCGACAGGCAGCTGGCGCTCGGCGTCTCGGCCCGCGCCGAGTTCGTGATGCCCTATTTCAACATCGGGGTCGGTCTGGGAACCAACTTCCTGCACAAGGGCGGCGACCTAAAGGCCTTCTACCAGATGCTTACCCTGAAGGTGGCCGTGACGCGCAGTTCCTACGTCCACATCGGTTACAGTCTCCGCGATTTCCACATGCCCAACTTCCTGATGCTGGGCGTCGGATACCGGTTCAACAACAAATACCCGCGGCACCGCTGA
- a CDS encoding hybrid sensor histidine kinase/response regulator transcription factor, whose protein sequence is MCVTEDSHRNIWVGTRHGLFRYNASDNSFTRFTVADGLPNDFVYGILEDELARLWISTNNGMACFDTRKNSFRRYTLRDGIANNQFNLYSYCRSRDGIFWFGGIGGITWFRPHDLVDNPFAPEPQITGVDVADADGDRCVRIERDSAGRVTAAAFPSVRNIFTVRFVAVNPLAGGCNTFAYKLEGFNTRWYETSHLEVNYSNLKPGHYVFKVRAANNDGRWNDEPATVEIRVLPMWWQTLAAKILWALLALGFVGGVVAALLGRMKMKMQLRLERMEKEAIGQLSQEKIRFYINLSHELRTPLTLILSPLQEIREHGTADKYVSSRLNYIYRNSLKLLHIINQLLDYRKAELEMFKMKVAVQDVDAIVAEVFSMFEEVAQNRDMDYILNSELHGEALPVDRMFLEMMLTNLLSNAFKFTPDGGIIRVALQRGEGCFRLSVRDSGIGIPQDQQERIFERFYQVNESHAGSGIGLSIVRRIVELHEGSITLRSEPGHFSEFTITLPDDIEAYPAGKRAGEHDVRASIIRDAEKFLPEEWSGAGGDFAPAEEAPEQTRGTILLAESNAEVARYVADHFKAHYNVETVSDGNEVLERLKTLEPDIIIADRMLSGLDGLKLCQAVKQNIRTCHIPVVILAAEGSVEEQITGIEAGADSYLPMPLSISLLAANVQNLLKARYRMRHYYSDDAEIDPDKITSNSMDGEFLKKAIRIVEENMDNEEFSSNDFSKALCMSRSNLHLKMKSITGESATKFIRKIRFNHACKLLLDRKYSISEISSMVGFNSPSYFATSFKKHVGCLPTEYVRSRTKGGEKAE, encoded by the coding sequence ATGTGCGTCACGGAGGACTCACACCGTAATATCTGGGTCGGCACCCGCCACGGACTGTTCCGCTACAACGCTTCGGACAATTCGTTCACACGCTTCACGGTGGCCGACGGACTGCCCAACGATTTCGTCTACGGCATCCTCGAGGACGAGTTGGCGCGGCTGTGGATTTCGACCAACAACGGTATGGCGTGCTTCGATACACGAAAAAACTCCTTCCGCCGCTACACCCTGCGCGATGGAATCGCCAACAACCAGTTCAACCTCTACTCCTACTGCCGGAGCCGCGACGGCATCTTCTGGTTCGGCGGCATAGGCGGCATCACGTGGTTCCGGCCCCACGACCTGGTGGACAACCCCTTTGCGCCCGAACCGCAGATCACGGGCGTCGATGTGGCCGATGCCGACGGCGACCGCTGCGTGCGCATCGAGCGCGATTCGGCGGGTCGGGTCACGGCGGCGGCGTTCCCCTCGGTGCGCAACATCTTCACGGTGCGCTTCGTGGCGGTCAATCCGCTGGCCGGGGGCTGCAACACCTTCGCCTACAAGCTCGAAGGATTCAACACCCGCTGGTACGAGACCTCGCACCTCGAGGTCAACTACTCGAACCTCAAGCCCGGGCACTATGTCTTCAAGGTTCGCGCGGCAAACAACGACGGACGCTGGAACGACGAGCCTGCGACGGTCGAAATCCGCGTGCTGCCGATGTGGTGGCAGACCCTCGCGGCGAAGATTCTGTGGGCGCTGCTGGCGCTGGGATTCGTCGGGGGCGTCGTGGCGGCGCTGCTGGGCCGCATGAAGATGAAGATGCAGCTGCGGCTGGAGCGCATGGAGAAGGAGGCGATCGGCCAGCTCAGCCAGGAGAAAATCCGTTTCTACATCAACCTCTCGCACGAACTGCGCACGCCGCTGACGCTGATTCTTTCGCCCCTGCAGGAGATTCGTGAACACGGTACGGCCGACAAATACGTCTCCTCGCGCCTGAATTACATCTACCGCAACAGCCTCAAGCTGCTGCACATCATCAACCAGCTGCTCGACTACCGCAAAGCCGAGCTGGAGATGTTCAAAATGAAGGTCGCCGTGCAGGATGTCGACGCCATCGTCGCCGAGGTCTTCTCGATGTTCGAGGAGGTGGCCCAGAACCGCGACATGGACTATATCCTCAACTCCGAACTGCACGGCGAGGCGCTGCCCGTCGACAGGATGTTCCTCGAAATGATGCTCACGAACCTGCTGTCGAACGCCTTCAAGTTCACGCCCGACGGCGGCATCATTCGCGTTGCCCTGCAGCGCGGCGAAGGGTGTTTTCGCCTTTCGGTCCGCGATTCCGGCATCGGTATTCCGCAGGACCAGCAGGAGCGCATCTTCGAACGGTTCTACCAGGTCAACGAATCGCATGCCGGTTCGGGCATCGGACTGTCGATCGTCCGTCGCATCGTCGAACTGCACGAGGGTTCGATCACGCTGCGGAGCGAGCCGGGGCATTTTTCGGAATTCACCATCACGCTGCCCGACGACATCGAGGCCTATCCGGCCGGGAAGCGCGCCGGGGAGCACGACGTGCGGGCCTCGATCATCCGCGACGCCGAGAAATTCCTGCCCGAGGAGTGGTCGGGCGCGGGCGGCGATTTCGCGCCTGCCGAGGAGGCGCCGGAGCAGACGCGCGGGACGATTCTCCTGGCCGAGTCCAATGCCGAGGTGGCACGTTATGTCGCCGACCATTTCAAGGCCCATTACAACGTGGAGACGGTTTCCGACGGCAACGAGGTCCTCGAAAGACTCAAAACGCTGGAACCCGACATCATCATCGCCGACCGTATGCTGTCGGGGCTCGACGGGCTGAAACTCTGCCAGGCGGTGAAGCAGAATATTCGCACCTGTCATATTCCGGTGGTGATTCTCGCCGCGGAGGGCAGCGTCGAGGAGCAAATCACGGGCATCGAGGCCGGGGCCGACAGTTACTTGCCTATGCCGCTGTCGATCTCGCTGCTCGCGGCCAACGTCCAGAACCTGCTGAAAGCCCGCTACCGGATGCGTCACTACTATTCGGACGATGCGGAAATAGATCCCGACAAGATCACCTCCAACTCGATGGATGGGGAGTTCCTCAAAAAGGCGATCCGCATCGTCGAGGAGAACATGGACAACGAGGAGTTTTCGTCGAACGATTTTAGCAAGGCGCTCTGCATGAGCCGTTCGAACCTCCACCTGAAGATGAAGTCCATCACGGGCGAGTCGGCCACGAAGTTCATCCGCAAGATTCGCTTCAACCATGCCTGCAAGCTGCTCCTGGACCGCAAATACTCGATTTCGGAGATCAGTTCGATGGTGGGCTTCAACTCCCCGTCGTATTTCGCCACGAGCTTCAAGAAGCACGTCGGCTGCCTGCCCACGGAGTATGTCCGCAGCCGCACCAAGGGCGGAGAGAAGGCGGAGTAG
- a CDS encoding ribose-phosphate diphosphokinase, which produces MAIHKIKIFTGRDSEYLAKKIAASFGTTLGQSEVLRFSDGEFQPCYNESIRGCTVFIIQSTFPPSDNLMELLMMIDAARRASAHQVVAVMPYFGWARQDRKDRPRVPIGAKLVANMLMAAGVDRVMTMDLHADQIQGFFDVPVDALYASGIFVPYIKSLNIEDLSIAAPDMGGAKRANTYSKLLGTPIIISHKERAKANVVGKMTAIGDVEGRNVLIVDDMIDTAGTICMAADMLMSRGAKSVRAAITHPVLSGPAYERINESALEEVIVTDTIPLNPNKDLHKFTVLSVADLFADVIERVHNYKEISSIFSK; this is translated from the coding sequence ATGGCTATCCACAAAATCAAAATTTTCACCGGTCGCGATTCGGAGTATCTGGCCAAAAAGATCGCCGCGAGCTTCGGCACGACGCTCGGACAGTCGGAAGTCCTGCGCTTCAGCGACGGCGAATTCCAGCCCTGCTACAACGAGTCGATCCGCGGCTGTACGGTCTTTATCATCCAATCGACCTTCCCGCCCTCGGACAACCTGATGGAACTGCTGATGATGATCGACGCCGCGCGCCGCGCCTCGGCCCATCAGGTCGTGGCCGTGATGCCCTACTTCGGCTGGGCGCGTCAGGACCGCAAGGACCGTCCCCGCGTGCCGATCGGCGCCAAGCTGGTAGCCAACATGCTGATGGCCGCAGGTGTCGACCGTGTGATGACGATGGACCTGCACGCCGACCAGATCCAGGGATTTTTCGACGTTCCGGTCGACGCCCTCTACGCCAGCGGCATCTTCGTGCCCTACATCAAGAGCCTCAACATCGAGGACCTCTCGATCGCAGCGCCCGACATGGGCGGCGCCAAGCGGGCAAACACCTATTCGAAACTGCTCGGCACGCCGATCATCATTTCGCACAAGGAGCGCGCCAAGGCCAATGTCGTGGGCAAGATGACGGCCATCGGCGACGTCGAAGGCCGCAACGTGCTGATCGTCGACGACATGATCGACACGGCCGGTACGATCTGCATGGCCGCCGACATGCTCATGTCGCGCGGCGCAAAGAGCGTCCGCGCGGCCATCACCCACCCGGTGCTCTCCGGCCCGGCCTACGAGCGCATCAACGAAAGCGCGCTGGAGGAGGTGATCGTGACGGACACCATTCCGCTCAACCCCAACAAGGACCTGCACAAATTCACCGTCCTGTCGGTCGCCGACCTCTTCGCCGACGTCATCGAGCGCGTGCACAACTACAAGGAAATCTCGTCGATCTTCTCCAAATAG
- a CDS encoding two-component regulator propeller domain-containing protein, with product MLKLKPTLFLLAVLSLFSDRVSAAIEFRTLSVNEGLSQSTVLAIAQDGMGRIWMGTQDGLNCYDGYSFTVFRHVEGDAQSLGDNSVNALFADGGLLWIGTASGLSCYDAATQSFENFRLEGRNMQVADIAATAGGDLILATDLGIVLFDRASRELEIRTYLTGISVHAVCPSRDGFLVGTSNGVYTYSSTYGNAVRILPQMARYDIASIVADGDGYWVATHGNGLYRLDGALQVTARYDAASNPGLVSNYIRVLKTDSAGHLWIGTFDGLSIRDPRSGRFERYVHTSEPGSLSHNSIRSIFIDAQRGVWLGTYYGGVSYYHPLARRFGVLRHDPTRNSLGDNTVSCIVEDPESGSLWIGTNDDGVNLYDRRTGRFSEFNTASGSLLSNNVKCVLPDGRGRVWIGTHAGGLSSMDAATRRVRHYPVNASIPINNSCYALLDGGDGTLWVGTLNGLLSFDTAAGRFSRHLCADYEPRLGSLQITTLFRDSKNRVWIGTGAGLYLWQPDVRQVMTCELTPVKDETSPPAGISP from the coding sequence ATGCTGAAACTCAAACCTACGCTTTTTCTGCTTGCCGTCCTTTCCCTGTTTTCCGACCGGGTTTCCGCCGCCATCGAATTCCGCACGCTGTCGGTCAATGAAGGCTTGTCGCAGAGCACCGTGCTGGCCATCGCGCAGGACGGGATGGGACGTATCTGGATGGGTACGCAGGACGGGCTGAACTGCTACGACGGCTATTCGTTCACGGTGTTCCGCCATGTCGAGGGCGATGCGCAGAGCCTGGGCGACAACTCGGTCAATGCGCTCTTCGCCGACGGGGGTCTGCTCTGGATCGGCACCGCGTCGGGACTGTCGTGTTACGATGCGGCGACGCAGTCGTTCGAAAATTTCCGCCTCGAGGGGCGCAACATGCAGGTCGCCGACATCGCCGCCACGGCCGGCGGCGACCTGATTCTCGCCACCGATCTCGGCATCGTGCTCTTCGACCGCGCGAGCCGCGAACTCGAAATCCGGACCTACCTCACGGGCATCAGCGTACACGCCGTCTGCCCTTCGCGCGATGGTTTTCTGGTCGGGACCTCCAACGGTGTCTACACCTACTCCTCCACCTACGGCAATGCCGTGCGCATCCTGCCGCAGATGGCCCGTTACGACATCGCCAGCATCGTCGCCGACGGCGACGGATATTGGGTCGCCACCCACGGTAACGGCCTCTACCGGCTCGACGGGGCGCTGCAGGTCACCGCCCGCTATGATGCCGCGTCGAATCCCGGGCTGGTCTCGAACTACATCCGCGTGCTGAAAACCGACTCTGCGGGACACCTCTGGATCGGCACCTTCGACGGACTCTCGATCCGCGATCCCCGGAGCGGACGCTTCGAACGCTATGTGCACACCTCCGAGCCGGGGTCGCTGAGCCACAACTCGATCCGCTCCATTTTCATCGACGCCCAGCGTGGCGTCTGGCTCGGGACCTACTACGGCGGGGTGAGCTACTACCATCCGCTGGCCCGCCGTTTCGGGGTGCTGCGCCACGACCCGACGCGCAATTCGCTGGGCGACAACACGGTGAGCTGTATCGTCGAGGACCCCGAGTCGGGGAGCCTCTGGATCGGCACCAACGACGACGGCGTGAACCTCTACGACCGTCGCACGGGGCGATTCTCGGAGTTCAACACCGCCAGCGGTTCCCTGCTGTCGAACAACGTCAAATGCGTGCTTCCCGACGGCCGCGGCCGCGTATGGATCGGCACCCACGCCGGGGGATTGAGCTCGATGGACGCCGCCACGCGGCGCGTGCGCCACTATCCGGTCAACGCCTCGATCCCGATCAACAACAGTTGCTACGCCCTGCTCGACGGCGGCGACGGTACGTTGTGGGTCGGCACGCTCAACGGACTGTTGTCGTTCGACACCGCCGCGGGACGGTTCTCGCGCCACCTCTGCGCCGATTACGAGCCCCGGCTGGGGTCGCTGCAGATCACGACGCTCTTCCGCGATTCGAAAAACCGCGTGTGGATCGGTACAGGGGCCGGGCTCTACCTCTGGCAGCCCGACGTGCGGCAGGTGATGACCTGCGAACTGACGCCGGTGAAGGACGAAACTTCCCCCCCCGCCGGGATATCACCGTGA
- a CDS encoding diaminopimelate decarboxylase — MKDKYIDLIEQSFDFPQDEFSVEDNELNFHDIPLMELIKQYGTPLKITYLPKISQQINRAKRMFNVAMAKVDYKGSYNYCYCTKSSHFSFVLEEAMKNDIHLETSSAYDIHIINALYDGGIIDKDRYIICNGFKRPQYVENIAQLVNDGFSNTIPVLDNKEELELFEDSFTKKCKVGIRIACEEEPKFDFYTSRLGIRYNDIVDFYKAKLRNSKKFQLKMLHFFINTGIKDTAYYWNELSKCMNVYCELKAICPELDSLNVGGGFPIKNSLNFEYDYEYLTEEIVAQIKNICQRNGVEEPNIFTEFGSFTVGESGAVLYSIVNQKQQNDRENWYMIDSSFITTLPDTWGINQRYIMLAVNNWDKEYQRVLLGGLTCDSEDFYNSECHTSAIFLPKLEAGNTQYIGFFHTGAYQESLGGFGGIQHCLIPAPKHVIIDRDKSDNEYYTRLFAKEQSYRSMLRILGY; from the coding sequence ATGAAAGACAAGTACATCGACCTGATCGAACAATCGTTCGATTTCCCGCAGGATGAGTTCTCCGTCGAGGACAACGAGCTGAATTTCCACGACATTCCGCTGATGGAACTGATCAAACAGTACGGAACTCCGCTCAAAATCACCTACCTGCCGAAGATCTCCCAGCAGATCAACCGCGCCAAGCGCATGTTCAACGTGGCGATGGCGAAGGTCGACTACAAGGGTTCGTACAACTATTGCTACTGCACCAAGTCGAGCCACTTCTCGTTCGTGCTGGAAGAGGCCATGAAGAACGACATCCATCTGGAAACCTCGTCGGCCTACGACATCCACATCATCAACGCCCTCTACGACGGCGGCATCATCGACAAGGACCGCTACATCATCTGCAACGGTTTCAAACGCCCGCAGTACGTCGAGAATATCGCCCAGCTCGTCAACGACGGTTTCTCGAACACGATCCCCGTGCTGGACAACAAGGAGGAGCTGGAGCTGTTCGAGGACTCGTTCACCAAGAAGTGCAAGGTCGGCATCCGCATCGCCTGCGAGGAGGAACCCAAGTTCGACTTCTACACCTCGCGGCTGGGAATCCGCTACAACGACATCGTCGATTTCTACAAGGCAAAACTCCGCAACAGCAAGAAATTCCAGCTCAAGATGCTGCATTTCTTCATCAACACCGGCATCAAGGACACGGCCTACTACTGGAACGAGCTGTCGAAGTGCATGAACGTCTACTGCGAGCTGAAGGCCATCTGTCCCGAGCTGGACAGCCTCAACGTCGGCGGCGGTTTCCCGATCAAGAACTCGCTCAACTTCGAATACGACTACGAGTACCTCACCGAGGAGATCGTGGCGCAGATCAAGAACATCTGCCAGCGCAACGGCGTCGAGGAACCCAACATTTTCACCGAATTCGGTTCGTTCACCGTGGGCGAAAGCGGCGCGGTGCTCTACTCGATCGTCAACCAGAAACAGCAGAACGACCGCGAGAACTGGTACATGATCGACTCGTCGTTCATCACCACCCTGCCCGACACGTGGGGCATCAACCAGCGTTACATCATGCTGGCCGTGAACAACTGGGACAAGGAATACCAGCGCGTGCTGCTCGGCGGGCTGACCTGCGACAGCGAGGACTTCTACAACTCGGAGTGCCACACCAGCGCCATCTTCCTGCCCAAACTCGAAGCGGGCAACACGCAGTACATCGGATTTTTCCACACGGGAGCCTACCAGGAGTCGCTCGGCGGCTTCGGCGGCATCCAGCACTGCCTGATCCCCGCACCCAAGCACGTGATCATCGACCGCGACAAGTCGGACAACGAGTATTACACGCGCCTGTTCGCCAAGGAGCAGTCCTACCGCTCGATGCTGCGCATACTCGGGTACTAA